In Lysobacter firmicutimachus, one genomic interval encodes:
- the pmbA gene encoding metalloprotease PmbA → MNAVALSSAAPAHTFADPEARLDALADLSQRLLAAARARGASQAEVSCSEETGLNVNVRMGEVETVEATRDRGIAVTVYFGQRKGSASTADLRDESLEATVEQACAIARYTEDDSAAGLADAALMATDLREFDTWHPWLIDADRAVELALACEAAGRAADARIENSDGASIGTGASLGVYANSHGFVGRERSTQHSLGCALIAGRGDGMQRDGWYSSALAAEDLESAASVGRRAGERTVARLAPRQIPTGEYPVLYAAESARSLIGHLLGAVSGGALYRRASFLVDSVGSALFPSWFQLDEQPFLPRGFRSTAFDAEGVATRESSLVRAGVLQRYVLGSYSARKLGLQTTANAGGVHNLQVAANAGDFDSLLRDMGRGLLVTELMGQGVNAVTGDYSRGAAGFWVENGEIQYPVDGITIAGNLRNMFAAIEAVGSDVDYRSHVRTGSILVGRMTVAGESAED, encoded by the coding sequence TTGAACGCAGTCGCCCTGAGTTCCGCCGCTCCGGCCCATACCTTCGCCGACCCCGAAGCGCGCCTGGACGCGCTCGCCGACCTGTCCCAGCGCCTGCTGGCGGCGGCCCGGGCGCGCGGCGCCAGCCAGGCCGAGGTCTCCTGCTCGGAGGAGACCGGCCTGAACGTGAACGTGCGCATGGGCGAGGTCGAGACGGTCGAGGCCACCCGCGACCGCGGCATCGCCGTGACCGTCTACTTCGGCCAGCGCAAGGGCAGCGCCAGCACCGCCGACCTGCGCGACGAGAGCCTGGAGGCCACGGTCGAGCAGGCCTGCGCGATCGCCCGCTACACCGAGGACGACAGCGCCGCCGGCTTGGCCGACGCCGCGCTGATGGCCACCGATCTGCGCGAATTCGACACCTGGCATCCGTGGCTGATCGACGCGGACCGCGCGGTCGAGCTGGCCCTGGCCTGCGAAGCGGCCGGGCGCGCCGCCGATGCCCGGATCGAGAATTCCGACGGCGCTTCCATCGGCACCGGCGCCAGCCTCGGCGTCTACGCCAATTCGCACGGCTTCGTCGGCCGCGAGCGCAGCACCCAACACAGTCTGGGCTGCGCGCTGATCGCCGGCCGCGGCGATGGCATGCAGCGCGACGGCTGGTACAGCTCGGCGCTGGCCGCCGAAGACCTGGAATCGGCCGCCAGCGTCGGCCGCCGCGCCGGCGAACGCACCGTCGCCCGGCTTGCGCCGCGGCAGATCCCGACCGGCGAATACCCGGTGCTGTACGCGGCCGAAAGCGCGCGCTCGCTGATCGGCCATCTGCTCGGCGCGGTCAGCGGCGGCGCCCTGTACCGGCGCGCCAGTTTCCTGGTCGACAGCGTCGGCAGCGCGTTGTTCCCGTCCTGGTTTCAGCTCGACGAACAGCCGTTCCTGCCGCGCGGCTTCCGCTCCACCGCGTTCGACGCCGAAGGCGTGGCCACGCGCGAATCCTCGCTGGTCCGCGCCGGCGTGCTGCAGCGCTACGTGCTCGGCAGCTATTCGGCGCGCAAGCTCGGCCTGCAGACCACCGCCAACGCCGGCGGCGTGCACAACCTGCAGGTCGCCGCCAACGCCGGCGATTTCGACTCGCTGCTGCGCGACATGGGCCGTGGCCTGTTGGTCACCGAACTGATGGGGCAGGGCGTCAATGCGGTCACCGGCGATTACTCGCGCGGCGCCGCCGGTTTCTGGGTCGAGAACGGCGAAATCCAGTACCCGGTCGACGGCATCACCATCGCCGGCAATCTGCGCAACATGTTCGCGGCGATCGAAGCGGTCGGCAGCGACGTCGACTATCGCTCGCATGTGCGCACCGGCTCGATCCTGGTCGGACGCATGACGGTCGCCGGCGAATCGGCCGAAGACTGA
- a CDS encoding NADH:flavin oxidoreductase/NADH oxidase yields MLRAKSGLVTVFPIIHSRKTAVSRLFAPLTQRSLTLRNRLVVSPMCQYSAVDGLPNNWHLVHLGSRAVGGAGLILSEASAVSAEGRISPADTGLWNAAQAEAWHRINCFLRSRGTAVGVQLGHAGRKASVEAPWLGGKPVAPADGGWRPVAPSALPFRSESPVPRELSPIEIRTVVDDFAAAAQRALDACFQLVEIHAAHGYLLHQFLSPLSNRRDDRYGGDFDNRTRLLREVLAAVREVWPERLPLWLRISATDWADGGWDIEQSVALAREVKELGVDLIDVSSGGLVPTARIPVEPGYQVPFAARIRREAGIATGAVGLITEAAQAERIVADGEADVVLLARELLRDPYFPQRAARELGANLQVPEQYQRAWG; encoded by the coding sequence ATGCTGCGCGCGAAGTCGGGGCTCGTTACCGTTTTTCCCATCATCCACTCCAGGAAAACCGCCGTGTCCCGGCTTTTCGCTCCGCTCACGCAACGGTCGCTGACCTTGCGCAACCGCCTGGTGGTCTCGCCGATGTGCCAGTACTCGGCCGTCGACGGGTTGCCGAACAACTGGCATCTGGTCCATCTCGGCAGCCGCGCGGTCGGCGGCGCCGGGCTGATCCTGAGCGAAGCCAGCGCGGTCTCCGCGGAGGGGCGCATTTCGCCGGCCGACACCGGCTTGTGGAATGCCGCCCAGGCCGAGGCCTGGCACCGGATCAACTGCTTCCTGCGTTCGCGCGGCACCGCGGTCGGCGTCCAGCTCGGCCACGCCGGGCGCAAGGCCAGCGTCGAAGCGCCCTGGCTGGGCGGCAAGCCGGTCGCGCCGGCCGACGGCGGCTGGCGGCCGGTGGCGCCGTCGGCGCTGCCGTTCCGCAGCGAGTCGCCGGTACCGCGCGAGTTGTCGCCGATCGAGATCCGCACCGTGGTCGACGACTTCGCCGCCGCCGCGCAGCGCGCGCTCGACGCCTGTTTCCAACTGGTCGAGATCCACGCCGCGCACGGCTATCTGCTGCACCAGTTCCTGTCGCCGCTGTCGAACCGGCGCGACGACCGCTACGGCGGCGACTTCGACAACCGCACCCGACTGTTGCGCGAAGTACTGGCCGCGGTGCGCGAAGTGTGGCCGGAGCGGCTGCCGCTGTGGCTGCGCATCTCCGCGACCGACTGGGCCGACGGCGGCTGGGACATCGAGCAGAGCGTGGCCCTGGCGCGCGAGGTCAAGGAGCTGGGCGTCGACCTGATCGACGTGTCCAGCGGCGGCCTGGTGCCGACCGCGCGGATTCCGGTCGAGCCCGGCTATCAGGTGCCGTTCGCCGCGCGCATCCGTCGCGAGGCCGGCATCGCCACCGGCGCGGTCGGTCTCATCACCGAGGCCGCGCAGGCCGAGCGCATCGTCGCCGACGGCGAGGCCGACGTGGTGTTGCTGGCGCGCGAGTTGCTGCGCGATCCGTATTTCCCGCAGCGCGCCGCGCGCGAGCTGGGCGCGAACCTGCAGGTACCGGAGCAGTATCAGCGCGCTTGGGGCTGA
- the ispA gene encoding (2E,6E)-farnesyl diphosphate synthase yields MPDARPGEDRLSAWRGRADAALARALPDAEAEPQRLHRAMRHAVLLGGKRMRPLLVYASGALFDAAPETLDAPACAVELVHAYSLVHDDLPAMDDDALRRGQPTVHVAFDEATAILAGDALQSLAFAVLADAPAAADVRVALLRSLAEAAGVAGMCGGQALDIDATGRGERLSLAALERLHALKTGALIRAAVRMGALCGGADSDALAALDRYAQALGLAFQVRDDILDVEGDSQTLGKTAGKDAAQDKSTFPALIGLDASRARLDELAAVMDQALASFGERAQALRALGRLAIERDR; encoded by the coding sequence ATGCCTGACGCCCGTCCGGGCGAGGACCGCCTGAGCGCCTGGCGCGGGCGCGCCGACGCCGCCCTGGCCCGCGCCTTGCCCGATGCCGAGGCCGAACCGCAACGCCTGCACCGGGCGATGCGCCATGCCGTGCTGCTCGGCGGCAAGCGCATGCGGCCGCTGCTGGTCTACGCCAGCGGCGCGCTGTTCGATGCCGCGCCCGAGACCCTGGACGCGCCGGCTTGCGCGGTCGAACTGGTCCACGCCTATTCGCTGGTCCACGACGACCTGCCGGCGATGGACGACGATGCCTTGCGCCGCGGCCAGCCGACCGTGCATGTGGCCTTCGACGAGGCCACCGCGATCCTGGCCGGCGACGCGCTGCAATCGCTGGCCTTCGCCGTGCTGGCCGACGCGCCGGCCGCGGCCGACGTGCGGGTCGCGCTGTTGCGCAGCCTGGCCGAAGCGGCCGGCGTCGCCGGCATGTGCGGCGGCCAGGCGCTGGACATCGACGCCACCGGCCGCGGCGAACGCCTCAGCCTGGCGGCGCTGGAGCGCCTGCATGCGCTCAAGACCGGGGCGCTGATCCGTGCCGCGGTGCGGATGGGCGCGCTGTGCGGCGGCGCCGACAGCGACGCGTTGGCCGCGCTGGACCGCTACGCGCAGGCGCTCGGCCTCGCCTTCCAGGTCCGCGACGACATCCTGGATGTCGAAGGCGACAGCCAGACCCTGGGCAAGACCGCCGGCAAGGACGCGGCTCAGGACAAGTCCACCTTCCCGGCGCTGATCGGCCTGGACGCCTCGCGCGCGCGCCTGGACGAACTGGCCGCGGTCATGGACCAGGCATTGGCGTCGTTCGGCGAACGCGCACAGGCCTTGCGCGCGCTCGGCCGCCTGGCGATCGAACGCGACCGCTGA
- a CDS encoding DUF1501 domain-containing protein has product MDPQRRGLLAAFGASALLTLFPAAAGAAGRAGAAADTRLLLVLLRGGLDGLHWLPPYADPAYARLRAAAAVEEPIRIDGLFGLHPAMTRTAAMYRAGQALPVVAIAPPYRARSHFDAQDCLENGTARPGGARDGWLGRCVGALPAGESGLAVAAVMPLALRGNARASNWWPPLPKAVDPQLLQLLRPLYAADPRLDETFERSTRFAEQARAGAGVFDLAEAMRVAGERMGVDGGPRIGFVEDSGWDSHRNQAPQLARKLAELDRGLAAARDGFGAAWSRTVVAVVTEFGRTAQINGTGGTDHGTGAMALLCGGAVRGGRIAGDWPGLGPNQLNEGRDLRTTTDLRALFKALAGEHLGVPERVLETGLFPDSRAIAPLSGWRAT; this is encoded by the coding sequence ATGGATCCGCAACGCCGAGGCCTGCTCGCCGCATTCGGCGCGAGCGCGCTGCTGACCTTGTTCCCGGCGGCGGCCGGCGCCGCCGGCCGCGCCGGCGCGGCCGCCGACACGCGTCTGCTGCTGGTGCTGTTGCGCGGCGGTCTGGACGGCCTGCATTGGCTGCCGCCCTACGCCGATCCTGCCTATGCGCGCCTGCGCGCCGCCGCTGCGGTGGAGGAGCCGATCCGTATCGACGGCCTGTTCGGGCTGCACCCGGCGATGACCCGCACTGCGGCGATGTACCGCGCCGGACAGGCGCTGCCGGTAGTGGCGATCGCGCCGCCGTACCGGGCGCGTTCGCATTTCGACGCCCAAGACTGCCTGGAGAACGGCACCGCGCGTCCGGGCGGCGCGCGCGACGGTTGGCTCGGCCGCTGCGTCGGCGCGTTGCCGGCCGGCGAATCCGGGCTCGCGGTCGCGGCGGTGATGCCGTTGGCGCTGCGCGGCAACGCGCGCGCGAGCAACTGGTGGCCGCCGTTGCCCAAGGCGGTCGATCCGCAACTGCTGCAACTGCTGCGTCCGCTGTATGCGGCCGATCCGCGGCTGGACGAGACCTTCGAGCGCTCGACCCGGTTCGCCGAGCAGGCGCGGGCGGGGGCGGGCGTGTTCGATCTGGCCGAGGCCATGCGCGTGGCCGGCGAGCGCATGGGCGTCGACGGCGGGCCGCGGATCGGCTTCGTCGAGGACAGCGGCTGGGACAGCCACCGCAATCAGGCGCCGCAATTGGCGCGCAAGCTGGCCGAACTCGATCGCGGCCTGGCCGCCGCGCGCGACGGCTTCGGCGCGGCCTGGTCGCGCACCGTGGTCGCGGTGGTGACCGAGTTCGGCCGCACCGCCCAGATCAACGGCACCGGCGGCACCGACCACGGCACCGGCGCGATGGCCTTGCTGTGCGGCGGCGCGGTGCGCGGCGGGCGCATCGCCGGCGACTGGCCCGGGCTGGGCCCGAATCAACTCAACGAAGGCCGCGACCTGCGCACCACCACCGATCTGCGCGCGCTGTTCAAGGCGCTGGCCGGCGAGCATCTGGGCGTGCCGGAGCGGGTGCTCGAAACCGGCCTGTTTCCCGACAGCCGCGCGATCGCGCCGCTGTCCGGCTGGCGTGCGACCTGA
- a CDS encoding exodeoxyribonuclease VII small subunit, translating into MPRKPANEASPVADFEQSLDALEQLVEKMEHGEMSLEESLAAYERGVGLYRRCQTALEQAELRVRLLSDPQDPAGAEPFGNAGPPGSDIDA; encoded by the coding sequence ATGCCTCGCAAACCCGCCAACGAAGCCTCGCCGGTGGCCGATTTCGAACAGTCGCTCGACGCGCTCGAGCAACTGGTCGAGAAGATGGAACACGGCGAAATGAGCCTGGAAGAATCGCTCGCCGCCTACGAACGCGGCGTCGGCCTGTACCGGCGCTGCCAGACCGCGCTGGAACAGGCGGAACTGCGCGTGCGCCTGCTGAGCGACCCGCAGGACCCGGCCGGCGCCGAACCGTTCGGCAACGCCGGCCCGCCGGGCAGCGATATCGATGCCTGA
- a CDS encoding DUF4870 domain-containing protein — protein sequence MNEISQDEKTWGMLAHLSTLVGLIIPFGSVLGPLVVWLIKKDTMPFVAEQGKEALNFNITVLIAFIVSAVLTIVLIGFLLMLVVGLAWLVLTILAALAANKGESYRYPMTLRLVN from the coding sequence ATGAACGAAATCAGTCAGGACGAGAAGACTTGGGGCATGCTGGCTCATCTGAGCACGTTGGTCGGTTTGATCATTCCCTTCGGCTCGGTCCTCGGCCCGCTGGTGGTCTGGCTGATCAAGAAGGACACCATGCCTTTCGTCGCCGAGCAGGGCAAGGAAGCGCTCAACTTCAATATCACCGTGCTGATCGCCTTCATCGTCAGCGCGGTCCTGACCATCGTGCTGATCGGCTTCCTGCTGATGCTGGTCGTCGGCCTGGCCTGGCTGGTGCTGACCATCCTCGCCGCGCTGGCCGCCAACAAGGGCGAGTCCTACCGCTATCCGATGACGCTGCGCCTGGTCAACTGA
- a CDS encoding acetyl-CoA carboxylase carboxyltransferase subunit alpha: MNPNYLDFEQPIADLEAKIQELRHASSGPAVDIDAEIHALQDKLRLRTAQIFRDLSSWQISQLARHPARPYTLDYLRVMCDEFQELAGDRAFADDKAIVGGLARIAGRSVVVIGHQKGRDTKSKIKRNFGMPRPEGYRKALRLMKLAERFRLPLLTFIDTAGAWPGIDAEERGQSEAIARNLMEMAELKIPVICTVIGEGGSGGALAIGVGDRTLMLEYSTYSVITPEGCASILWKTAEKAKDAAEQLGLTAKRLHDLGLVDKIVREPIGGAHRNPKQMATRLKAVLLNELDALESVPTEQLLQRRYERLRSYGAYEAA; this comes from the coding sequence ATGAATCCGAACTACCTCGACTTCGAGCAGCCCATCGCCGACCTGGAAGCCAAGATCCAGGAACTGCGCCACGCCAGCAGCGGCCCGGCCGTCGACATCGATGCCGAAATCCACGCCCTGCAGGACAAGCTGCGCCTGCGCACGGCGCAGATCTTCCGCGACCTCTCGTCGTGGCAGATTTCCCAGCTGGCCCGCCATCCCGCCCGCCCCTACACCCTGGATTACCTGCGGGTGATGTGCGACGAGTTCCAGGAACTGGCCGGCGACCGCGCCTTCGCCGACGACAAGGCCATCGTCGGCGGACTGGCCCGCATCGCCGGCCGCAGCGTGGTGGTCATCGGCCATCAGAAAGGCCGCGACACCAAGAGCAAGATCAAGCGCAATTTCGGCATGCCGCGCCCGGAGGGCTACCGCAAGGCGCTGCGGCTGATGAAGCTGGCCGAGCGTTTCCGCCTGCCGCTGTTGACCTTCATCGACACCGCCGGCGCCTGGCCGGGCATCGACGCCGAAGAGCGCGGCCAGTCCGAGGCGATCGCGCGCAATCTGATGGAGATGGCCGAACTCAAGATTCCGGTGATCTGCACCGTGATCGGCGAAGGCGGCTCGGGCGGCGCGCTGGCGATCGGCGTCGGCGACCGCACCCTGATGCTGGAATACAGCACCTACTCGGTGATCACCCCGGAAGGCTGCGCCTCGATCCTGTGGAAGACCGCCGAAAAGGCCAAGGACGCGGCCGAGCAGCTCGGCCTGACCGCCAAGCGCCTGCACGACCTCGGCCTGGTCGACAAGATCGTGCGCGAACCGATCGGCGGCGCGCACCGCAATCCCAAGCAGATGGCGACCCGCCTGAAGGCCGTGCTGTTGAACGAACTCGACGCGCTGGAAAGCGTGCCGACCGAGCAGCTGCTGCAACGCCGCTACGAGCGCTTGCGCAGCTACGGCGCCTACGAAGCCGCGTAA
- a CDS encoding transglycosylase domain-containing protein: protein MDVRTRSRRDDARSRLLRAFCYAAALPLALFCLAVALSYGFYWLGLAGVPAELPRAQRAYPAELRRLYWRAHGGQGEIRLPRLSAPRVAWKAARALAVANPARGQPSAAIQILTQAARAMHVQLEPPTGPTLRRHQAELSLGIALSRERSGEQLIDYLLERSHFGLDAGRRPLNGIVAAAAHYYGLPPERLNAAEQIALLVLPHGASYFDPACHPERFRRRYAFLLGRAGLIPANTAEQSPPARMRIGACTTTRRP, encoded by the coding sequence ATGGACGTCCGGACCCGATCGCGACGCGACGACGCCCGCAGCCGGTTGCTGCGGGCGTTCTGCTATGCGGCCGCATTGCCGTTGGCGCTGTTCTGCCTGGCGGTCGCGCTGAGCTACGGCTTCTACTGGCTGGGGCTGGCCGGGGTTCCGGCCGAGCTGCCGCGAGCGCAGCGCGCGTATCCGGCCGAACTGCGCCGGCTGTACTGGCGCGCGCATGGCGGCCAGGGCGAGATCCGGTTGCCGCGGCTGAGCGCGCCGCGGGTGGCGTGGAAGGCGGCGCGCGCACTCGCCGTTGCCAATCCGGCGCGCGGGCAACCGTCGGCGGCAATCCAGATCCTGACCCAGGCTGCGCGTGCGATGCACGTACAACTCGAGCCCCCGACGGGTCCGACCTTGCGCCGGCATCAGGCGGAATTGTCGCTGGGCATCGCGCTCAGCCGCGAACGCAGCGGCGAGCAGCTGATCGACTATCTGCTCGAGCGCAGCCATTTCGGCCTGGATGCGGGGCGGCGCCCGCTCAACGGCATCGTCGCCGCCGCCGCGCATTACTACGGCCTGCCGCCGGAGCGACTGAACGCCGCCGAACAGATCGCCTTGCTGGTGCTGCCGCACGGCGCGTCTTACTTCGACCCGGCCTGCCACCCCGAGCGGTTTCGCCGACGCTATGCGTTCCTGCTCGGCCGCGCCGGGCTGATTCCGGCAAATACCGCCGAGCAATCTCCGCCCGCGCGCATGCGCATCGGCGCTTGCACCACCACGCGACGCCCATAA
- a CDS encoding DUF1800 domain-containing protein: MSASKATAANRFGLGARPGELERSGDGREILLAQLARSPAHSEFQGLPSSAATMLLEHKQLAASREARAQRKSAAGAMSADAAPAMAAQAAGAEPAADSGRDGPADRRSAALRRELREQQSREYAARFSHAAHTDAPFVERLVQFWSNHFAVSVDKGDTRLYAAPMEREAIRPHVLGRFQDMLLAVETHPAMLRYLDNAISIGDDSAVAQRAAQLRRERRGLNENLAREILELHTLGVDGGYRQDDVIELARAITGWSALNSNEAQDYGDRAPGSGFVFRARTHEPGARRVLGRDYAEGGVEQGRAVLADLARHPSTARHLSFKLARHFVADQPPKALVERMAQAYLREAGDLRAMYRAMVESDAAWSADACKFKTPNDFVISALRAGELTVDARALTGLLSRLGQPVFTPRSPAGFADTAADWSSPDGLWKRIQAAQMLAARVDGRGAAPYPRALAVLGESAVQGDFAIGLRRAGSASEGHALLFASPAFQWRA; this comes from the coding sequence ATGAGCGCAAGCAAGGCGACGGCCGCGAATCGTTTCGGGCTCGGCGCGAGGCCGGGCGAACTCGAGCGCAGCGGCGACGGCCGCGAGATCCTGCTCGCCCAACTCGCGCGCTCGCCGGCGCACAGCGAGTTCCAGGGGCTGCCCAGCAGCGCGGCGACGATGCTGCTCGAACACAAGCAACTGGCCGCCTCGCGCGAGGCGCGGGCGCAGCGCAAATCCGCCGCGGGCGCGATGTCGGCCGATGCGGCGCCGGCGATGGCCGCGCAGGCGGCGGGCGCCGAGCCGGCCGCGGACAGCGGCCGCGACGGTCCCGCCGACCGGCGTTCGGCGGCCTTGCGGCGCGAACTGCGCGAACAACAGTCGCGCGAGTACGCCGCGCGTTTCAGCCACGCCGCGCATACCGACGCGCCGTTCGTCGAACGCCTGGTGCAGTTCTGGTCGAACCATTTCGCGGTTTCCGTCGACAAGGGCGACACCCGCCTGTACGCGGCGCCGATGGAGCGCGAGGCGATACGGCCGCACGTGCTCGGCCGCTTCCAGGACATGCTGCTGGCGGTGGAAACCCATCCGGCGATGCTGCGTTACCTGGACAACGCGATCTCGATCGGCGACGACTCGGCCGTCGCGCAACGCGCCGCACAGCTGCGTCGCGAGCGCCGCGGCCTCAACGAAAACCTGGCGCGCGAAATCCTCGAACTGCACACCCTCGGCGTCGACGGCGGCTACCGCCAGGACGACGTGATCGAGCTGGCGCGCGCGATCACCGGTTGGAGCGCGCTCAACTCCAACGAGGCCCAGGACTACGGCGATCGCGCGCCGGGCAGCGGTTTCGTGTTCCGCGCCCGCACCCACGAGCCCGGTGCGCGGCGCGTGCTCGGCCGCGACTACGCCGAAGGCGGGGTCGAGCAGGGACGCGCGGTGCTCGCCGATCTGGCCCGGCATCCTTCGACCGCGCGCCATCTGAGCTTCAAGCTCGCCCGCCATTTCGTCGCCGACCAGCCGCCCAAGGCCCTGGTCGAGCGCATGGCCCAGGCCTATCTGCGCGAAGCGGGCGATCTGCGCGCGATGTACCGGGCGATGGTCGAAAGCGACGCGGCCTGGAGCGCGGACGCGTGCAAGTTCAAGACCCCGAACGATTTCGTGATCTCGGCGCTGCGCGCAGGCGAGCTGACGGTCGATGCGCGCGCCCTGACCGGCCTGCTTTCGCGCCTGGGCCAACCGGTGTTCACGCCGCGTTCGCCGGCCGGCTTCGCCGACACCGCGGCCGATTGGAGCAGCCCGGACGGATTGTGGAAGCGCATCCAGGCCGCGCAGATGTTGGCCGCGCGCGTCGACGGCCGCGGCGCCGCACCGTATCCGCGCGCGCTGGCGGTGCTCGGCGAATCGGCGGTGCAGGGCGATTTCGCGATCGGCCTGCGCCGCGCCGGTTCGGCCAGCGAAGGTCACGCGCTGCTGTTCGCCAGTCCTGCGTTCCAGTGGAGGGCATGA
- the tilS gene encoding tRNA lysidine(34) synthetase TilS: MPLSPADAIASALRELPATPLCVGYSGGLDSGALLHALAASPQARAQGLRAWHVHHGLHPQADAWAAHCARICAGLGLELTVSRVSVEAGHGDGPEAAARRARHAAFAADLGAGETLVLAHHRDDQAETLLLRLLRGSGPDGLAAMRERRDCGRGMLWRPLLSLSRAQLLAYAQAQGLEWIDDPSNADPAFDRNFLRLRVLPLLRERWPQADAAFALSARLQEEAAQLLDEGDALALAGARSLDPQALSRRALRALPPARRARVLRRWIAALGLPPLPAAGATRIEDELLHARADAEAEFAWHGAVVRAWRDLLHAQPQRPPLPADWSTVWDGRAGLALPGGGQWRLLGADAFPAPLRAHARRGGERIVLPGRTHGHTLKHALQDLGVPPWERRRLPLLSAADGELLAAGDLLYSARLDGWLRERGARLIWQN, from the coding sequence ATGCCCCTCTCGCCCGCCGATGCGATCGCCTCCGCCCTGCGCGAACTGCCGGCGACGCCGCTGTGCGTGGGCTACAGCGGCGGCCTGGATTCCGGCGCGCTGCTGCACGCTTTGGCGGCTTCGCCGCAGGCGCGCGCGCAGGGCCTGCGGGCCTGGCATGTGCACCACGGCCTGCATCCGCAGGCCGACGCCTGGGCGGCGCATTGCGCGCGAATCTGCGCCGGGCTCGGCCTGGAATTGACCGTTTCGCGGGTATCGGTTGAAGCCGGCCACGGCGACGGCCCGGAGGCCGCGGCGCGGCGCGCGCGCCATGCCGCGTTCGCCGCCGACCTGGGCGCCGGCGAGACCCTGGTCCTGGCCCACCATCGCGACGATCAGGCCGAGACCCTGCTGCTGCGCCTGCTGCGCGGCTCCGGCCCGGACGGACTGGCGGCGATGCGCGAGCGCCGCGATTGCGGCCGCGGCATGCTGTGGCGGCCGCTGCTGTCGCTGTCGCGCGCGCAGTTGCTGGCCTATGCGCAAGCGCAGGGGCTGGAGTGGATCGACGACCCCAGCAACGCCGACCCGGCCTTCGATCGCAATTTCCTGCGCCTGCGCGTGCTGCCGTTGCTGCGTGAACGCTGGCCGCAAGCCGATGCCGCGTTCGCCCTGTCGGCGCGGTTGCAGGAGGAGGCCGCGCAGTTGCTCGACGAAGGCGACGCGCTGGCGCTGGCCGGGGCGCGCAGCCTGGATCCGCAGGCGCTGTCGCGCCGCGCCTTGCGCGCCTTGCCGCCGGCGCGACGCGCGCGGGTGCTGCGGCGCTGGATCGCCGCATTGGGCCTGCCGCCGCTACCGGCCGCCGGCGCGACCCGGATCGAGGACGAATTGCTCCACGCGCGTGCCGACGCCGAGGCCGAATTCGCCTGGCACGGCGCGGTGGTCCGCGCTTGGCGCGACCTGTTGCATGCACAGCCGCAACGCCCGCCCCTGCCGGCCGACTGGAGCACGGTCTGGGACGGCCGCGCCGGCCTCGCCCTGCCCGGCGGCGGGCAATGGCGACTGCTCGGCGCCGACGCGTTCCCGGCGCCCTTGCGCGCGCATGCGCGCCGCGGCGGCGAACGCATCGTCCTGCCCGGGCGGACCCACGGCCACACGCTCAAACACGCGCTGCAGGACCTCGGCGTGCCCCCCTGGGAACGGCGCCGGCTGCCGCTGCTGAGTGCTGCGGACGGCGAGCTGCTGGCCGCTGGCGACCTGCTGTACTCGGCGCGGCTGGACGGCTGGCTGCGCGAACGCGGCGCACGCCTGATCTGGCAAAACTGA